In Aspergillus fumigatus Af293 chromosome 6, whole genome shotgun sequence, the genomic window GGCTCTAATCAAGTTCCGTGGCATTGGAACATCTTCGAAAATCATGCAAGGTTGTATGCACAGTCTATAGCTCTGCAACGAACATAAATCAAAGGGCAACCGCCCAACGTCCGGAGTTTGGGGGGCGAAGGAGTGGTAAAAAGAGGTTAGAGACGAAGATTGCGAAATAGAGAAAGGGTTGTTGAGGACTCGCTATACACGACGGGGCCGGAATGGACGGAAGACGGCGGCAGGCTGCCGAATTGCCACTATTTACTGCGTCCCAGCCTCTCCTCCTGGTCCTCGGTCAATTCGTAGGCTGGTCGGTAGTGCTGAGATTGTGTGCCGTCTGCAACGCCTTGGCCTGGATCGGCGCTGTGTTCCACACGCAACTTGGGGTTCGGGTGGGTATCTGAAGTGCCTCCTAGGCTAGTGTAACCTCGATCATAGAGAGAGCAATACTTAAGACCCAAGTGACGAATGAAAGCCCAGATCTCCGCGTAGTGCCAGTCAATGACAGGGTGAATGCGCATGAAATCAGGCCATCCGCTATCGGTAGGATCGAAATGGGTCAGATTGGCCCCGTGCGGGTCAGTGCGCCGGGTTCCGAcgaagatggccttgatggacGGGTTGAGGGAGAGGTAGTGTTCGAAGCATGACTTGAGGGTGGTGCGGGGCGGCTCGGTGGTAAATCTCACGATTGCGAGATGGTAGGCGCGCGAGGACCACTGAACAAACTCCTCGACTGCAGGGAAAGAATCGGGAGGGAGGGCGTAGATGGCGGGGATATAGGCGAGGCCGCCTTCCTCGGGGGGTGGATGAGGGTGGAGACtagcgaggaagaggatgagcAGGACAAGACAGTCTTTGCCGCCATTGTAGGAGAGGGAGAGTTCGGAGAGCTTGTAGCGGGATAGGGCTGTTGCGATGACGTTGAGAGAGATGCGGGTCTGTTGTTGGACGGCGGCGAGAAGGGAATCCGGGGGGTGTGATTCTTGGAGGAAGGACTGGACGCGCTGGTGGACGTCGGCGACGACGCCGGAGAGTGAGGGGGAGGATTCGGCTATTGTTGCAGTGGTTGTCGAAGAGGGGAACGAAGGGATATTATCCGTTTCTTTTGTTGTCGTGGCGGGGGAGTTGGGATAGTGTGGTGGAGGCTGTTGGTCGTTCACTGCGGCGCCATCTGAAGTTGAGAGCGCTCGAGATGGCTCGGACGCAGATTCTCTCATGTCTTGCATCCCAATTGCTGGAATCGGTGGCTGTTCTGACGTGGGAAATATACTCCGCGTACTTATCAGGTATGCAGCTTTGGTGGACGTTGTAGCGGGGACGGAATGTGATGTCGCTGTATCACTGACTTATCAGCAAAGTCAGCGCTGTCACAGATGAGAGATAGGATCATATAGTTCGTCAAGGAGAAATTGCAGAGAATAACGAAGTTTCCATGTACTAAGGTACCTCATGAGAGACTCTTGATACGAAAGGGCAAATGAATGACAGCGGATCACGAAGGCATCCCCGATGGTGGAGACAGGCTGGAGAATCTTCTGGTTTCCGAAATCACCTCGGAGAAGTTCAACCCCGCGCCCCGCGTCGCCATCACCGACTGCGGGCCGATTTAAGACAGTTGCTCGACTAAGATCAACCAGTCGTATAGATTATGATGTCCTGACTCTTGACATTGTGACCGCATCCGGCGGATTGGCAGGTATGGATCGTGTAGAATGGCCCATACTTTGCAGAGAACATTAGGAGGTTGCAACGGTCATGAGGGTTAGATCTTGAATCTGAAGTAGGGACCGCTAAGATACACAATCAGGTGTCTCGAAACATTAAGAAGATGAGAGAGCAACTAGAATAGATTCCCAAACGCCAATTGACCACAGTGGAATGATTGAAACATTGTATGCGACATCGTTAGCCTAGAActttcatctttttcttcttcttcttgtcacCATCGGTCCCCTTCTTCTGCCCTTTTTGGAATTCTCGCCAGCTTCCAATCCGCTCATCTCGCGTATTTTCCCAAGCCTGCTCCAGCTCTCGCTTCCGTTTTCTTGCCTCcaactcttcttcctctttgcgCTTCTCTCGTCCttcctcctgcagcttggCCTTAAGCTGTCTTCGTCTGCGcgcttcctcttctagcAACACCTGAACGGTCTTCTGACGCCATTCTTTTTTGAATTCTTCGGTCTGTAATTCGGGGGAGTCTACTGTGTACTTATGTTCCCGGATCAAGAGCCGTCGCGCATCAGCGATACATTCATCCAGATACGCGCGGGCCTTCTCATCCAATAAAGTCGTCTGAGCCTTCTTGAGCCGGTCAAAGGCATCTGGGGCAGCAGGGTTTTTTGTTTTGTCAGGGTGAATGAGAAGGGATTTTTTGCGATATTGTAATTTGATGTCGGATTCGGGGACACCGggctgaagatcaaggaccGCATATCTTATTGCGAAATTGTCAGTTGGCAGACCGTAGAACGCATAGAAGGTGTCAAGAAACAACAGAAAAAGAATAATACTCACGCATCTAATTGAAAAGCCTTTCGAATGCGATCGATTTCCGCATCCTACATCGTAGCAAATGTCAGTCTGACGCCAATTGTGGCTGGGACAGCTCTCACATACCTTGATGAAATCTGacgcctccttctccagtgcGTCCAAAGCATCTTGCTCGTCGGACGACATTGTAAATTCAGCCTTACGAATGCCACAAGCTTCAGTTACTCTGTGTTTGTTGAATGATCAGGAACAGTCCCTGTAGTCTGAGCGCCTGTGATAAGCTCCCAATCTTATCTATGGCTGACTCAGCAGcggagaaaaaaaagttgcTTCACCGCCCGACGGCGGATTGCTTCATTGCCGACCAAAAGATTAACATAATCTATACCAGTGAGGATAGTATCCTTGATACAGGCTCACGCGGACTATCATGGCTCCTGCCGCTGGTCCTCGCACTGGCAAGCATGCAAAGCCACAGCGATCGAAAACATTGAAACGCAAGCGCGGGCAGGAAGAACTGTCGTCTCTCATCCAGCGGGTGGAAGATCTTGACCTCAAAGGGATCTTTAAATCTTTCTCTGATCTGCCTCTATCCGAACCAACCGCTTCAGGCCTTGCGTCTTCGCACTACAAAACGTTGACTGATATCCAATCTCGTGCGATAAGCCACGCGCTCAAGGGTCGAGATATCCTGGGAGCCGCAAAGACGGGTAGCGGCAAGACGCTGGCTTTTCTCGTTCCTGTGCTCGAAAACCTCTACCGCAAGCAGTGGGCTGAGCATGATGGGTTGGGCGCCTTGATTTTATCTCCAACTCGCGAGCTCGCCATTCAGATTTTCGAAGTTCTCCGGAAAATCGGTCGCTATCATACATTCTCGGCTGGTCTGGTTATTGGTGGGAAGAGtttgaaggaggagcaggagagaCTGGGACGGATGAATATTCTGGTGTGTACGCCTGGTCGTATGTTGCAACATCTGGATCAGACAGCACTGTTCGACACATATAATCTCCAGATGCTGGTCCTCGACGAAGCAGACCGTATTCTGGATTTGGGCTTCCAGCAGACGGTGGACGCCATTATCGGCCACCTTCCTAAAGAGCGTCAAACGTTGCTATTCAGTGCAACTCAGACGAAGAAGGTTTCGGACCTTGCCCGGTTGAGTCTTCAGGATCCCGAGTACGTGGCTGTCCACGAGACGGCATCTTCAGCAACGCCATCTAAACTTCAGCAACATTACGTGATTACGCCGCTTCCGCAGAAGCTTGATATCCTGTGGAGTTTCATCAGAAGCAATCTAAAGTCCAAGACCATGGTATTTTTGTCTTCGGGGAAACAAGTACGATTTGTATACGAATCCTTCCGACATTTACAGCCTGGTATTCCGTTGATGCATCTTCACGGCCGCCAGAAGCAGGGTGGACGATTGGACATTGTGACCAGATTCTCACAATCGAAGCATTGCGTTCTCTTCTCTACCGATGTTGCTGCTCGTGGTCTGGACTTCCCAGCGGTCGATTGGGTCATCCAGCTTGACTGTCCGGAAGATGCGGACACTTATATCCACAGAGTGGGGCGTACGGCGCGGTACGAGCGGGAAGGTCGTGCAGTTTTGTTCTTGGATCCcagtgaggaggaaggcaTGCTGAAGCGCCTGGAGCAGAAGAAAGTACCcatcgagaagatcaacatCAAGGCAAACAAACAACAGAGTATCAAGGATCAGCTACAGAACATGTGCTTCAAGGATCCTGAGCTTAAGTATCTCGGGCAGAAGGCGTTCATTTCTTATGTCAAATCTGTTTATATTCaaaaagacaaggagattTTCAAACTCAAGGAACTGAAGCTGGATGAGTTCGCGGCTAGCTTAGGTTTACCTGGTGCACCCCGGatcaaattcatcaaggGAGACGATACGAAGCAACGGAAGAACGCACCTCGAGCCGCAGCGCACCTGTTGAGTGACGACGATGAcacggacgaggaggacggcgagaagaagagcaagaagaaggaggaaccACAGGTACGGACCAAATATGACCGGATGTTTGAGCGGCGGAACCAAGACGTGCTGGCAGAGCATTACTCGAAACTCATCAATGACGACGGCACAATGGTTGCACCCAATGCCGGCGCCGGGGCTGATGcggacgaagatgatgacttccTGTCCGTCAAACGTCGCTTCGACGCCGGTGATAAGGACCTGGGATCGTCaggtgacgaggacgatgagagTGAGAAGGGTAACAAGAAGAACGTCAAGGTGGTACACATTGACGGCAGTACACCTCTGGTCATCGATTCCAAGCGTCGCGAGAAGCTCCTcaaatcgaagaagaagttACTCAAATTCAAGGGCAAGGGAACCAAACTGGTCTACGACGACGAAGGAAACCCGCACGAGTTGTACGAGTTggaagacgaagagcaaTTCAAGGCCCGCGGCGACGCCAAGGATCAACAGGCCAAGTTCTTGGCGGAAGAGGCGGAACGCACACGTCTGGCAGACatggaggacaaggagaTTGCCAAACAGAAGCGGcgcgagaagaaggagaaacgCAAGGCTCGCGAGCGCGAGCTGCTTGCcgaagcggaggaagaagagacaCTGGTACAACTACCTCCGTACGAAGGCGACCAAGACGTCGATGGAGGATTTTCCGCCTCCGAGGACGAAGCACCACGTCCCagcaagaagcccaaggTCAAGTTCACCGAGGCGAACGACAGAGAGGAAGCAGAGCCTTGGtacaagaagagcaagaagtccAGCGACCAAGCAGCCCACACTCCTCGTCAAATTCAAACcctggaggatctggaatCGCTCGCCACTGGTTTGCTTGGTTAGCGGTCCTGTATCGACGATTTACGGATATAttctccctttctctctTATTGCACTTTTCTCTAGCGGAGTAATAAAAGCATTCTTTGTATATAGTGAGTGATAGCATAGACAATGCTGTAAACGAGCATTATCATACAAACAGTTATGTCTATCTCCAGGTCCCGCTACCAAACTCGGTGCATATTCCTAATACCGGACGGCCAAGACAAATAAATGGTGAAGCTTTTCCAGTCAAAGTGTGGCGTCGACCATGGAGCCATGGTCTGCAATTCCGTCGGGTCGAACCAATCGTCAATCCTCCTGCTCTTGTCCAGCCCGCAGCCATGTGCGGATGGTCCTTCTGGATCaaccgaagatgaagacaTTCAGACTCTTTTGAGCCATCTCAGTACGTAATTTTTATCAATCACGCAATCGCCGCTAAACCCACTTGAAAGTAACCTCAAGACAGGGATTGTTTTGCGTCAAGATGGTCGCAAATGGCATAATCAGCCTGACAGCAAGAATTCTCCTGGAAGGGGATCGTCCTGCCTTTGAACTACTCTGTAATTCCTGCTCATCTGCTGCTGTGACGGATGTTCGTCATATGTCGGCTTGAGGGTTTGAAGAATTGGAAAACTCTAGTAGAGTCACGTGCTTCTTCCCGAATTGGGAAGTCAAGTATAGAAGCACTAGGCCAGAGGTGAGTCGGAGCCTTTCGAGCGCAGTTTCGTCGACAACATACTAACATGACTGCTAGCCAAAAAGAACTTGGCCAACTGCCTTCTGGCGGAGGTAGATCCCCAAGCGAGGTTCTGGAGCTTGGCAGCGGTCTGGTGAGGGGCTGAAGCGCTTCTTAGCAGAGCTGTCTTCTCTCTGCATGATCGAAGCAAAGATGACAGTTCATGATATTGAAAAATATCCCCCTCATGCTCCCCAAGAGCCTCTGAGCGGAAAGGCCGCAGGCGCTGAGCCCTTTGAATTCAATCAACATGTCAACGCCGACAGGCTCGCTCGTAAGCTCTCCGCCCGCCAGGTGCAGATGATCGCCATCGGCGGCACAATTGGGACGGGACTCTTCCTGGGAACAGGCAAAGCTCTCGCGACAGGTGGGCCTGCGTCGATGCTTATTTCGTATGCCATATGTGGTGGGATTGTGTTCGTCACGATGTTAAGCCTGGGGGAGATGGCGGCGTTTATTCCCATTGCGGGTTCGTTCTGTACTTTCGCAGGGTAAGTAGTTCGTTCATGGATAGGGTGAGGGTATCGCTGACGACTGGTGCAGGCGCTTCGTTGACGATGCTCTTGGTTTCGCTCTGACTTGGAATTACTGGTTTAATGACGCTGTCTCAACGGCGGCGGATGTCATTGCACTGCAACTATTGCTGCAGTATTGGACGGATAAC contains:
- a CDS encoding FAD synthase; the encoded protein is MQDMRESASEPSRALSTSDGAAVNDQQPPPHYPNSPATTTKETDNIPSFPSSTTTATIAESSPSLSGVVADVHQRVQSFLQESHPPDSLLAAVQQQTRISLNVIATALSRYKLSELSLSYNGGKDCLVLLILFLASLHPHPPPEEGGLAYIPAIYALPPDSFPAVEEFVQWSSRAYHLAIVRFTTEPPRTTLKSCFEHYLSLNPSIKAIFVGTRRTDPHGANLTHFDPTDSGWPDFMRIHPVIDWHYAEIWAFIRHLGLKYCSLYDRGYTSLGGTSDTHPNPKLRVEHSADPGQGVADGTQSQHYRPAYELTEDQEERLGRSK
- the dbp4 gene encoding RNA-dependent ATPase HCA4, whose protein sequence is MAPAAGPRTGKHAKPQRSKTLKRKRGQEELSSLIQRVEDLDLKGIFKSFSDLPLSEPTASGLASSHYKTLTDIQSRAISHALKGRDILGAAKTGSGKTLAFLVPVLENLYRKQWAEHDGLGALILSPTRELAIQIFEVLRKIGRYHTFSAGLVIGGKSLKEEQERLGRMNILVCTPGRMLQHLDQTALFDTYNLQMLVLDEADRILDLGFQQTVDAIIGHLPKERQTLLFSATQTKKVSDLARLSLQDPEYVAVHETASSATPSKLQQHYVITPLPQKLDILWSFIRSNLKSKTMVFLSSGKQVRFVYESFRHLQPGIPLMHLHGRQKQGGRLDIVTRFSQSKHCVLFSTDVAARGLDFPAVDWVIQLDCPEDADTYIHRVGRTARYEREGRAVLFLDPSEEEGMLKRLEQKKVPIEKINIKANKQQSIKDQLQNMCFKDPELKYLGQKAFISYVKSVYIQKDKEIFKLKELKLDEFAASLGLPGAPRIKFIKGDDTKQRKNAPRAAAHLLSDDDDTDEEDGEKKSKKKEEPQVRTKYDRMFERRNQDVLAEHYSKLINDDGTMVAPNAGAGADADEDDDFLSVKRRFDAGDKDLGSSGDEDDESEKGNKKNVKVRREKLLKSKKKLLKFKGKGTKLVYDDEGNPHELYELEDEEQFKARGDAKDQQAKFLAEEAERTRLADMEDKEIAKQKRREKKEKRKARERELLAEAEEEETLVQLPPYEGDQDDEAPRPSKKPKVKFTEANDREEAEPWYKKSKKSSDQAAHTPRQIQTLEDLESLATGLLG